The Globicephala melas chromosome 20, mGloMel1.2, whole genome shotgun sequence genome contains a region encoding:
- the LIMD2 gene encoding LIM domain-containing protein 2: MFQTAGATQATPSHEAKGGSGSSAVQRSKSFSLRAQVKETCTACQKTVYPMERLVADKLIFHNSCFCCKHCHTKLSLGSYAALHGEFYCKPHFQQLFKSKGNYDEGFGRKQHKELWAHKEVDPGTKTA; encoded by the exons ATGTTCCAGACTGCAGGAGCCACCCAGGCCACCCCCTCCCAC GAAGCCAaaggtggcagtggcagcagcgcGGTTCAGCGCTCCAAG TCCTTCAGCCTTCGCGCCCAGGTGAAGGAGACCTGCACTGCCTGCCAGAAGACCGTGTACCCCATGGAGCGGCTGGTGGCCGACAAGCTCATTTTCCACAACTCTTGCTTCTGCTGCAAGCACTGCCACACCAAGCTCAG CCTGGGCAGCTACGCGGCGCTGCACGGAGAATTTTACTGCAAACCCCACTTTCAGCAGCTGTTTAAGAGCAAAGGCAACTACGACGAAGGCTTCGGCCGGAAGCAGCACAAGGAGCTCTGGGCCCACAAGGAGGTGGACCCCGGCACCAAGACAGCCTGA